A genome region from Triticum aestivum cultivar Chinese Spring chromosome 2B, IWGSC CS RefSeq v2.1, whole genome shotgun sequence includes the following:
- the LOC123046480 gene encoding uncharacterized protein, which translates to MAKSLRSKREKRLRTLRREIAEPFYDKKEAAKQAAQAAALEAPKLPVRVHPAYEESLAAAAAAAASRASAMEVDGGSKKSTSFLKPMGTISKKKVQLHLKIKKDKRKARKKGNSGKKSY; encoded by the exons atggccaaGTCTCTGCGCTCCAAGCGGGAGAAGCGGCTGCGGACTCTCCGGCGGGAGATCGCGGAGCCCTTCTACGACAAGAAGGAGGCCGCCAAGCAggccgcgcaggccgccgccctcgAGGCCCCCAAGCTCCCCGTCCGCGTGCACCCGGCGTACGAGgagtccctcgccgccgccgctgccgccgccgccagccgggcCTCTGCCATGG AGGTTGATGGAGGAAGCAAGAAGTCGACATCCTTTCTGAAGCCAATGGGCACCATTAGCAAGAAGAAGGTACAGCTTCACTTGAAGATCAAGAAAGACAAGAGAAAAGCTAGGAAGAAGGGAAATTCTGGGAAGAAGAGTTACTAG